GAGCGGTTGAACTCTTCGACATAGAATGGTACTTGAGGTGCAATTGAGAGACCACCTATTTGATGAATGAATGATAAAAGACTTGATCCAATGAGAATAGAATACTTCCAAGGTTTGGACCAGTTTAATGGATCATTTGGGTTATTATCAGGCTGAGGAATCAGAACTGTATTGCCTTTCTTTGCAAAATGAATATGGCCAACATCGTGCATCAACTCAGTACCTGGTGGTAAATCGATGTGCAGTTCATTTTGGACATCCTCTTCCAATTGATGTTCTAGATCAACGTCTCTTAACATATCTGCTTAATGTTTTGATATTTagtttttgatttcagCTAGAACTTGAAGAGCTGGAGTGTCATTTTTATGAGCTCTGGCTTCGGATGTAGGATAATCGGCTGTCGGATGTGCAGTCCGTGATGACATGGATTCACATTAGCAAGATCTTCGATATCTTGTCAACTAGGCTCTATGGAGGATAAAGATAAGGCATACCCCGCAATTGTTACCCCTCGTTCTATAATCGTCGGAAGACTCTGCCTGAGACTCTAGTCAAGTCACTGCATCACTATCTTGCATAGACCATCAAACATGTTCCATTCACAGTAATCACCCCAGAACCTGCACTTTCCGACGGTATAATcccttttcttctcagatTGTAATACCTTGTTGAGTTAAATCATTGCAGGATAGCCcctttttttctctaaTCGACCCCGCAATCGACTCTATAGCCAATATGTTGACCTGGCAGCTACCCGACAGACGCGGATGTCTGACATCCGCAGATCATGTTCCAGCTACTTTAGCCTAATATGGTAAACCCGGGCGGATGAGTGCGAAATAATTAGATAGCCTCTTGATCTATTGCAATGTTTCATAGACCTCTGCGTAGACTGCTGCAAGTATTCATGATCTTGGGAACAGTGAAGTGGTATGGAAAGTGCGGAGTGAATCGAATTCCATCATCGTCGTTATAAGTTCCCTCTACGAAGCTGACATGTAATCTGATTCGATGGTCTTAAAGATGGAATAAAATGGAATTGATCCTTGGAACCCTTATTGAAAGTCCAAATCTCACAgtattgatattatcattcTTGACCCATTCGCTGGAATGACAATTTTCCTGATACCAGCAAATGCACATCTGTGGAGTGATACTGTGAAAATGCGAGGTTGAATAGAATGTTGTATATGCTGTAGATAATGTTGTGATAGCAAGCTTTTACTTTCTCATAGAGTGAGAAATGTTCTAGTTGGGCTTGCCATCTTTCCAGATAGCAAGGAGTTGAGAACTTTAATGTCCAAGTTTGAATAAATTAGCGTCATTTTTTctcttataaatataaaataagGGCCATGGCCATGAGAATACAAACACATAATCTATTGTCCACAAATACTATGACTATATGTTATCACCTTCTCTGATAGGAGTCGTCTGATTCTTGAACAAAGGCCCGGTATCATTTtatcatttatttaatgttttttgttttgcaaTGTCTATGGTGAAGTTCTGGAGCTCGAGCATCAATTACATCTATCCGCCGTCGCGGCTATTTAACAGTGGATAACCTTGACATTTCAGCTCAGGGGAAGACTGTCGGTATATAATGGCCACTCATGGATAGAACTCGGCTGATAAAGTACTTTAAGCGAAATTTAACGCTTATGCCATCGGCATATACGTCCTATGACTCTTCACATGTTTCTCTTGTATATTTTTGCATAGCTGGTTTAAAATTACTCAACGCACTGACCGAAGTCATTCCTAACGAGACTGACCGAAGCAACTGGATAGAATGGGTTTATCTGCATCTAACCCCATCTGGAAACGGTTTTAGAGGTTCTCTATCCCATGATTTACAGCAGTCGACGACTCTGGATGGAGACAATATTAATGATCCAGCTCATCTGGCGTCTACATTCTTCTGTCTGTCTATTTTAGCCATTCTTCAAGATCGGTCAATGACCACGAGACTGGACAGAGTCAAAATTCTAAGATATGTCAAGTCTTGTCAAAGATCGACGGGCCAATTTAGTGGTTTGTCACATCCTTCAATTGGACCTGTAGGCGACAATGATCCCAGATATACATACGTAGCTGCCGCAATACGAAGGATCCTGAAAGGAGATCAATTGCACGAGACTCTCAAAGCAGAGGTTGATTTCAACGTTAAAAAAGCTTCGGATTTTATCAAATCTACTAAATCGTATGATGGTGGACTGGGTGATAAGCAAGGATCAGAATCGCACGCAGGCTTGGTGTTTTGTGGTATCGCTGCTCTTGACCTTATGAATACCCTCAATTGTAAAGACTGGGTTGACACTGCTGTTTGGCTTTCCAAAAGACAGCTTTCTGAATTTACTATAGATCACAGTTACTCGATTACAGCTGATGGTGACTATGATCAGCATTCCCGCGATAATGATACTAGACATGGGGCCTCTTCATTCTGTTGTTGGAATAGCTGGGAGGCAGGTGGTTTCAATGGAAGGCTTAATAAACCGGCTGATACATGTTATGCCTACTGGACTTGTGCATCTCTAACGGTCTTAAATTCGGCTAATTTTGTTAGTTCGCCAGCTGCTAGGACGTTTTTGCTCGAAAATTGCATGGATCCAGTCTTAGGAGGTATGGTTAAAGTAAAAGGTAGCTACGCTGACCCGTTGCATTCATATTTGGGTCTTGCAGCGTTGGCTATGATTTCTCCGGAGCTCGGCTTCTGTGAATTCAACCCATCGTTGACATTACCGGTTGAGACTGTGAGTTTTATAGATACACTAGATTGGAATCCGCTATGACCATAGAGATATATACAAGACCTGTAAcgaaagaaaaacaagttacaaaaaaaagaaataaaataactCGCTAATAAACAGGTTatttagaaaaaaaaatgacgacaccagcaggacTCGAACCTGCGCGGGAAAATCCCAAAAGATTTCTAATCTTTCGCCTTAACCGCTCGGCCATAGTGCCTAttttgtcaaaaaaaatagcacTCGCTCTTAAGAATTGGTTTTCATATTTTCTAGTccaatttattttattcaaggAGACAAAAAATTTCCGAAACTGACTTTCTGGTTTTAGTGGAATGaaagatatttatattttgaagGTGAGGTTAGGTCAGTTTGAAAAATACGGTGAGGAAAATGACGCTTGCACTCACACATGCACGCCAGAGCCGACGCCGATCGCCTCCTTCCTTAAGGCGAATCCGTCACTTTTAACCTAAGATAGCACGTTCGCTGAGGAGAATTAGCTAGCAGAGGTTCTCTCCTGAGCACTGGAGTAAATACTAAGGTTACCCAAATATGTTCAGGTTTTCCACTGCTCGGAAAGGAAGGTTCTGGGGAATCCGGCCTATCTAGCGCACATGTTGAAACCAACACGAAGGTATAGCCTGTAGGGGGCCAATAGTAGAACAGTCCTACTACCATTATGAGAGTATAGTAATAGTtttaatgttgttgtataaAGGGTTAGgactttaatattgattaattattattattattattatgcCGACGCCGATTTAACTAAATCATAGTTGAAGTCCTGTACAATACATGATTAAtataattcaaataatttcaaatcccattattatataaaacCGCTTTATGCATGATTACGAAGGCATTGGTTATTCATGGCGATTCTCCGACAGAGCTATATTTACCAATTTGGGGTAACTGTTATTCATTTTTCCATTGATTTATGTTCAACatcttatttttatttctttagACTAATTCAACGatttttgaaaagattttcagatatcttcaaaataattcaattccaatgaattgaattgaaaCTTGGGAATATTAATTAGGAACCTAAAACGGACAAGAAAAATGTATATGTAAAGGACCTTAAACACATATGCGCTTACCCGGCTGACGAAACATGTAACAATATGAATCCTTTAGTCGCCGAGTATGAGAATCTAACGAGGATACACttattatatttgttttatttgtgtTTGGAAACTATTGGTTTAGATGTTTATCCTGGACAGTTAATAGCGTGATAAATCTCACTATGTCAAAGGAATTGCTAGATTTATACGTGTTACCCGGTGTTGGAATTAGCTTGCCTTATATTGAAATGTCACTATGCATTGCAAGTTCTATTAAAAAACAGCGCTTTGAACAATATGGCGTTGATATAAAGCAAGAATTGATGATTTTAAAAAGCTCCAACCATAAATCGTAGTTGGTTAAATAAGTGTCCTATCTCAATTTTCTAATCCGTCAGCGCTATGCTCTAAGTTTCTCTACGTTCTGGATAACGCTTTAAATTTTACGATTGGGAAGATGTTTTTTCCCaagtttttatttttattttatttttatttttcctTCCCAaaggaaatcaagaatTTATTAAGAAATATTGAATTTTAGTGTCCAAGGGTCTACTGCAGAAATATtaaacaagaagaaaatggctTCCTAGATTAGGGTTACCCGGACTTTTAGAAGTGGTGTTATATGGTTCAAAATAATGGTCTGGTTGGAAATACTGACCCTGtctgaaaataaacacAATAGCTTAGGTTTATCAAATTCATATTCTATTTAAAGTTTCGTTATGT
The Sugiyamaella lignohabitans strain CBS 10342 chromosome A, complete sequence genome window above contains:
- the CDC43 gene encoding protein geranylgeranyltransferase type I subunit CDC43 (Beta subunit of geranylgeranyltransferase type I; catalyzes geranylgeranylation to the cysteine residue in proteins containing a C-terminal CaaX sequence ending in Leu or Phe; has substrates important for morphogenesis; GO_component: GO:0005953 - CAAX-protein geranylgeranyltransferase complex [Evidence IDA] [PMID 1400380]; GO_component: GO:0005622 - intracellular [Evidence TAS] [PMID 9891811]; GO_function: GO:0004662 - CAAX-protein geranylgeranyltransferase activity [Evidence IEA]; GO_function: GO:0004662 - CAAX-protein geranylgeranyltransferase activity [Evidence IDA] [PMID 1400380]; GO_function: GO:0003824 - catalytic activity [Evidence IEA]; GO_function: GO:0046872 - metal ion binding [Evidence IEA]; GO_function: GO:0004659 - prenyltransferase activity [Evidence IEA]; GO_function: GO:0004661 - protein geranylgeranyltransferase activity [Evidence IDA] [PMID 10066831]; GO_function: GO:0004661 - protein geranylgeranyltransferase activity [Evidence IDA] [PMID 2034682]; GO_function: GO:0016740 - transferase activity [Evidence IEA]; GO_process: GO:0006874 - cellular calcium ion homeostasis [Evidence TAS] [PMID 9891811]; GO_process: GO:0030010 - establishment of cell polarity [Evidence TAS] [PMID 9891811]; GO_process: GO:0018344 - protein geranylgeranylation [Evidence IDA] [PMID 2034682]; GO_process: GO:0007264 - small GTPase mediated signal transduction [Evidence TAS] [PMID 9891811]), yielding MPSAYTSYDSSHVSLVYFCIAGLKLLNALTEVIPNETDRSNWIEWVYLHLTPSGNGFRGSLSHDLQQSTTLDGDNINDPAHLASTFFCLSILAILQDRSMTTRLDRVKILRYVKSCQRSTGQFSGLSHPSIGPVGDNDPRYTYVAAAIRRILKGDQLHETLKAEVDFNVKKASDFIKSTKSYDGGLGDKQGSESHAGLVFCGIAALDLMNTLNCKDWVDTAVWLSKRQLSEFTIDHSYSITADGDYDQHSRDNDTRHGASSFCCWNSWEAGGFNGRLNKPADTCYAYWTCASLTVLNSANFVSSPAARTFLLENCMDPVLGGMVKVKGSYADPLHSYLGLAALAMISPELGFCEFNPSLTLPVETVSFIDTLDWNPL